The Penaeus vannamei isolate JL-2024 chromosome 13, ASM4276789v1, whole genome shotgun sequence genome window below encodes:
- the LOC138863727 gene encoding uncharacterized protein, whose translation MSAEELGLKGNDIAQYVISQQTLAREERAKEREFQKEQLEPEKERVKLEHELQMARLNNSSDSSLNPVLFDGASRPSLTVFKDGEDIISYLIIFERIANLLNFKEETYAIRLGSLLTGKAVDIYTSLPPETTGDYQLLNKALLRGYSKTPASYRNDFRTAKIKSGETYEQFAIRLGRLFDYWVDSHITKDYASLRDFMLLDQLMSSISPDLRVFVKEHNVSSLADAVSLSDNWSSAHSAYPRSFQSSEQAYKQYHPIPTHKVRFCLSDRENSKFMTAGTVNGAWVSTVLRGTGCTCVIVSDKVLPDVDLSRADLVGIEDYLGRVDYFPKTKCYLNCPYFKGWIDVVRAPIKFCSVLIGNVSGVYSPKLSPDSEVTERSNNVPLDYSCAIQTRSSKVKWVHTLVLPEIEPLKVTPEDFAKLQAECHSLTKFWEKVKSEEHDKMCDDTVFKFEQINGLLYRTCVASKHCERIGKSSLVVPSKCRAIILAVGHESPLAGHFSHRKSEMLIRDHFYWPNMGAEIRDFCKSCDKCQRMSSRGRVRPVLLKPMPILTEPFSRVSIDLVGPISPPSSEGHRYILTLIDFATGFPEALPLKEIDSISVAEALMVIF comes from the exons ATGTCG GCTGAGGAACTAGGCCTTAAAGGAAATGATATTGCTCAGTATGTCATCAGTCAACAGACACTTGCacgggaggagagagcaaaagaaagagaatttcagaaagagcaattagagccagagaaagagagagttaaactgGAACATGAGCTTCAGATGGCTCGGTTAAACAATTCTTCTGATAGTTCATTAAATCCTGTACTTTTTGATGGCGCTTCACGCCCTAGTTTAACAGTCTTTAAAGATGGAGAAGACATCATTTCATACTTAATTATATTTGAGCGCATTGCTAACTTGTTAAATTTTAAAGAAGAAACTTATGCTATCAGATTGGGAAGTTTGTTAACAGGAAAGGCTGTTGATATATACACCTCACTGCCTCCAGAAACAACAGGCGATTACCAATTATTAAATAAAGCTCTCTTAAGGGGTTATAGTAAAACTCCTGCAAGTTACAGGAATGATTTTAGAACTGCTAAAATAAAAAGTGGTGAAACATATGAACAGTTTGCTATTAGGCTTGGACGATTGTTTGACTATTGGGTCGATTCGCATATCACCAAAGATTATGCATCTCTtcgtgattttatgttgttagaTCAACTAATGTCTTCTATCTCCCCAGATCTGCGTGTTTTTGTAAAGGAGCATAACGTCTCCTCCTTAGCTGATGCGGTAAGCCTGTCAGATAATTGGTCATCTGCCCATAGTGCTTACCCCAGGTCATTTCAATCATCTGAACAAG CGTACAAGCAATATCACCCAATTCCAACTCACAAAGTCAGATTTTGTCTAAGTGACAGGGAAAATTCAAAGTTCATGACAGCTGGTACAGTGAATGGGGCTTGGGTATCCACAGTTCTCAGAGGTACGGGGTGCACATGTGTTATTGTATCTGACAAGGTGTTACCAGATGTTGATCTTTCTAGGGCTGATCTGGTGGGGATAGAAGATTATTTAGGCCGGGTGGATTACTTCCCCAAAACTAAATGCTACCTGAATTGTCCATATTTTAAAGGTTGGATTGATGTGGTGCGAGCACCAATTAAATTCTGTAGCGTCCTGATTGGAAATGTATCAGGGGTATATAGTCCCAAATTATCTCCAGATTCTGAGGTAACTGAACGTTCAAATAATGTCCCTCTTGATTATTCCTGTGCCATTCAGACTAGATCCTCCAAAGTAAAATGGGTTCACACTTTAGTGTTGCCGGAGATCGAGCCCCTTAAAGTAACTCCTGAAGACTTTGCAAAATTGCAGGCAGAATGTCATTCTCTCActaaattttgggaaaaagtaaAGTCTGAAGAACATGATAAGATGTGCGATGATACGGTGTTTAAGTTTGAGCAAATAAATGGTTTGCTGTACCGTACATGTGTTGCTTCAAAGCACTGTGAAAGAATTGGTAAATCTTCTCTGGTAGTACCCAGTAAATGCAGAGCCATCATTCTCGCAGTAGGTCATGAGAGCCCCTTAGCCGGTCATTTCTCCCATCGGAAATCAGAAATGCTTATTAGGGACCACTTCTATTGGCCAAACATGGGAGCTGAAATCAGAGACTTTTGTAAGTCTTGTGACAAGTGTCAAAGGATGTCAAGTAGAGGTAGGGTAAGACCAGTGCTATTAAAACCCATGCCCATTTTAACGGAGCCTTTCTCTCGTGTCTCCATAGACTTAGTAGGAccgatttctcctccatcttctgaggGTCACCGTTATATTTTAACTTTGATAGATTTTGCGACAGGGTTTCCAGAAGCATTGCCTCTCAAAGAGATAGATTCAATATCTGTAGCTGAAGCCCTTATGGTGATCTTTTAA